A single genomic interval of Ramlibacter pinisoli harbors:
- a CDS encoding L-rhamnonate dehydratase gives MKIKSVRARVFEWKGKTVPPQGNFCSNAMDLVYKNPASQHAAGKDTMNTFRFHQWTVVEVETDDGIVGLGNVALAPRIAKAIIDEYLAPLVVGQDPWDYEYLNQRMYRATHAWGRKGVGMAAISAVDIAIWDILGKSVDKPVFKLLGGRTKEKIPCYYSKLYRTDLKEMQKEAETYLKQGFRAFKMRFGYGPQHLQQGVVENLKSVEAVREVIGYDNDLMLECYMGWNVEYARRILPKLEKFQPRWLEEPVVADDIDGYAELNALTSIPISGGEHEFSLYGFKQLLDRKAVSVVQYDTNRVGGITMAHKINALCEAYSVPVIPHAGQMHNYHLTMSSLNCPMSEYFPMFDVEVGNELFYYIFEGEPVAQDGFLQLDDDKPGLGLTLRTDYLQQFNIIE, from the coding sequence ATGAAAATCAAATCCGTCCGCGCCCGCGTCTTCGAATGGAAGGGCAAGACCGTCCCGCCGCAGGGCAACTTCTGCTCCAACGCGATGGACCTGGTCTACAAGAACCCGGCCAGCCAGCATGCCGCCGGCAAGGACACCATGAACACGTTCCGGTTCCACCAGTGGACCGTGGTCGAAGTGGAGACCGACGACGGCATCGTCGGCCTGGGCAACGTGGCGCTGGCGCCCCGGATCGCCAAGGCCATCATCGACGAGTACCTGGCGCCGCTGGTGGTGGGCCAGGACCCCTGGGACTACGAGTACCTGAACCAGCGCATGTACCGCGCCACCCACGCCTGGGGCCGCAAGGGCGTGGGCATGGCGGCGATCTCCGCCGTCGACATCGCCATCTGGGACATCCTGGGCAAGTCGGTCGACAAGCCGGTGTTCAAGCTGCTGGGCGGGCGCACCAAGGAAAAGATCCCCTGCTACTACAGCAAGCTGTATCGCACCGACCTGAAGGAGATGCAGAAGGAGGCCGAGACCTACCTGAAGCAGGGCTTCCGCGCCTTCAAGATGCGCTTCGGCTACGGCCCCCAGCACCTGCAGCAGGGCGTGGTGGAGAACCTGAAGTCGGTGGAGGCCGTGCGCGAGGTGATCGGCTACGACAACGACCTCATGCTCGAGTGCTACATGGGATGGAACGTCGAGTACGCCAGGCGCATCCTGCCCAAGCTGGAGAAGTTCCAGCCGCGCTGGCTCGAGGAGCCGGTGGTCGCCGACGACATCGACGGTTACGCGGAACTCAATGCGCTGACCAGCATTCCGATCTCGGGCGGCGAGCACGAGTTCTCGCTCTACGGCTTCAAGCAGCTGCTCGACCGCAAGGCGGTGTCGGTGGTGCAGTACGACACCAACCGGGTCGGCGGCATCACCATGGCGCACAAGATCAACGCGCTGTGCGAAGCCTATTCCGTGCCGGTGATCCCGCATGCCGGCCAGATGCACAACTACCACCTCACCATGAGCAGCCTGAACTGCCCCATGAGCGAGTACTTCCCGATGTTCGACGTCGAGGTGGGCAACGAGCTGTTCTATTACATCTTCGAGGGCGAGCCGGTCGCGCAGGACGGCTTCCTGCAGCTGGACGACGACAAGCCGGGCCTGGGCCTGACGCTGCGCACCGACTACCTGCAGCAGTTCAACATCATCGAGTGA
- a CDS encoding 4-hydroxythreonine-4-phosphate dehydrogenase PdxA, which yields MTRTNDDKPVVALTLGDPAGIGAELIARLLARPETLAQANVVLVGDPWLWVDGQKVAGLEIPTRRVASLADVRGRGDTSVAAFLPVDTVAPGAVVRSESRAAGGASVLRVLDLCMGAAQARDIDAICFAPLNKQAMKLGGLRHEDELHHFAEFLGVTGYFCEFNTLDGLWTSRISSHVPLEDVPKYITRERVMEAAKLMVRSLQANGFASPRVAVAGLNPHNGEGGLCGRQEVDVIAPAVRELNAQGFPVVGPFSADTIFLKARDGALDAIVTMYHDQGQIAIKLMGFSRGVTVQGGLPIPITTPAHGTAYDIAGKGKADVTATANAFAIAARMGRAYRDSSTNDTRKAFA from the coding sequence ATGACCCGAACGAACGACGACAAGCCCGTGGTGGCCCTCACGCTGGGCGACCCGGCCGGCATCGGCGCCGAACTCATCGCCCGCTTGCTGGCACGGCCCGAGACGCTGGCGCAGGCCAACGTGGTGCTGGTGGGCGACCCCTGGCTGTGGGTCGACGGCCAGAAGGTCGCCGGCCTGGAGATTCCCACCCGGCGCGTGGCCAGCCTGGCCGACGTGCGCGGCCGCGGCGACACCTCGGTGGCGGCGTTCCTGCCGGTGGACACCGTGGCGCCGGGCGCGGTGGTGCGCTCCGAGTCGCGGGCCGCGGGCGGCGCCTCGGTGCTGCGCGTGCTGGACCTGTGCATGGGCGCGGCGCAGGCGCGCGACATCGACGCCATCTGCTTCGCGCCGCTGAACAAGCAGGCCATGAAGCTGGGCGGCCTGCGCCACGAGGACGAGCTGCACCATTTCGCCGAGTTCCTGGGCGTCACCGGCTACTTCTGCGAGTTCAACACGCTGGACGGCCTGTGGACCTCGCGCATCTCCTCGCACGTGCCGCTGGAGGACGTGCCCAAGTACATCACCCGCGAGCGGGTGATGGAGGCGGCCAAGCTGATGGTGCGGTCGCTGCAGGCCAACGGCTTCGCGAGCCCGCGGGTGGCGGTCGCCGGCCTCAACCCGCACAACGGCGAAGGCGGCCTGTGCGGCCGGCAGGAGGTCGACGTCATCGCGCCGGCCGTGCGCGAGCTCAACGCGCAGGGCTTCCCGGTGGTGGGGCCGTTCTCCGCCGACACCATCTTCCTGAAGGCCCGCGACGGCGCGCTCGACGCCATCGTGACCATGTACCACGACCAGGGCCAGATCGCGATCAAGCTGATGGGCTTCTCGCGCGGCGTGACGGTGCAGGGCGGCCTGCCGATCCCGATCACCACGCCGGCCCACGGCACCGCCTACGACATCGCCGGCAAGGGCAAGGCGGACGTCACGGCGACCGCCAACGCCTTCGCCATCGCCGCCCGCATGGGTCGCGCGTACCGCGACTCCTCGACCAACGACACCCGGAAAGCCTTCGCATGA
- a CDS encoding Bug family tripartite tricarboxylate transporter substrate binding protein — translation MQRRLLLACAAAALAAGTAAAQTTDWPARPVKILVGSAPGGGTDAMARAVADRLGPALKVPVVVDNRPGASNTLAADVTAKSTDGHTMVMGVSTAHAIAPNLLKLNYDNNKDLVPVAFVGSVPNVLVVSNSLGVNSVAELVAMARKAPGKLNFASSGSGSTQHIAAELFKEATGTFITHIPYKGSGPALMDLMSGQVQMSFDTLASVLPHIQSGKVKALAVASARRNPRLPDVPTLAEAGVKGVEMGAWYGIYMPSATPRAVQDRVQQEVAKLLLLPETRSRLDAIGAEITPMTQAQFVAFHNAENKRYAELIQRRDIRME, via the coding sequence ATGCAACGACGACTGCTGCTGGCCTGTGCGGCCGCGGCCCTGGCCGCCGGCACTGCCGCCGCCCAGACCACCGACTGGCCGGCCCGGCCGGTGAAGATCCTGGTCGGCTCCGCTCCCGGCGGCGGCACCGACGCCATGGCGCGTGCCGTGGCCGACCGGCTCGGCCCCGCGCTGAAGGTGCCGGTGGTGGTCGACAACCGCCCGGGCGCGTCCAACACGCTGGCCGCCGACGTGACGGCCAAGTCGACCGACGGCCACACCATGGTGATGGGCGTGTCGACCGCCCACGCCATCGCGCCCAACCTGCTCAAGCTCAACTACGACAACAACAAGGACCTGGTGCCCGTGGCCTTCGTCGGCTCGGTGCCCAACGTGCTGGTGGTCAGCAACAGCCTGGGCGTGAACAGCGTCGCCGAGCTGGTGGCGATGGCCAGGAAGGCGCCGGGCAAGCTGAACTTCGCCTCCAGCGGCTCCGGCAGCACCCAGCACATCGCCGCCGAGCTGTTCAAGGAAGCGACCGGCACCTTCATCACCCACATCCCCTACAAGGGCAGCGGCCCGGCCCTGATGGACCTGATGTCCGGCCAGGTGCAGATGAGCTTCGACACGCTGGCTTCCGTGCTCCCGCACATCCAGTCCGGCAAGGTCAAGGCCCTGGCCGTCGCCAGCGCCCGGCGCAATCCGCGCCTGCCCGACGTGCCCACCCTGGCCGAGGCCGGCGTCAAGGGTGTCGAGATGGGCGCCTGGTACGGCATCTACATGCCGTCGGCCACGCCGCGGGCGGTGCAGGACCGGGTGCAGCAGGAAGTGGCCAAGCTGCTCCTGCTGCCCGAGACCCGCTCCCGCCTGGACGCCATCGGCGCCGAGATCACGCCGATGACGCAGGCCCAGTTCGTGGCGTTCCACAACGCCGAGAACAAGCGCTACGCCGAGCTGATCCAGCGCCGCGACATCCGCATGGAATGA
- a CDS encoding LysR family transcriptional regulator, whose translation MGSIDRQHTTPQLMNRLRMRQVALLLALDELGTLSAAAGQLGLTQPAATKMLNELETSLGQRLFDRVGRGLQRNAAGARVTGFFRSIRGSMEALNQELEALRQGGAGKLAIGSIMAASPGRLTRALLQLKAEFPMLSMEVAVDTSDRLLAQLREGVLEVVVGRLASVPGVACTFTPIADEALAVVAGNDHPLARRRTLAFEALLDYPWILQPQGSPMRDLIEREFRRHHVDLPRGLIETGSILTTINLVRGSQLLGVIPQAVAAGHAEHGMLRMLPYRFGHALEAYGSLVPRDRPLSAPAARLVELLHAD comes from the coding sequence ATGGGATCCATCGACCGCCAGCACACCACGCCCCAGCTGATGAATCGCCTGCGCATGCGGCAGGTGGCGCTGCTGCTGGCGCTGGACGAGCTGGGCACGCTGAGCGCAGCCGCCGGCCAGCTGGGCCTGACCCAGCCGGCGGCCACCAAGATGCTCAACGAACTGGAGACCTCGCTCGGCCAGCGGCTGTTCGACCGCGTGGGGCGCGGCCTGCAGCGCAACGCGGCGGGCGCCCGAGTGACCGGCTTCTTCCGCAGCATCCGCGGCAGCATGGAAGCGCTCAACCAGGAGCTGGAGGCGCTGCGCCAGGGTGGCGCCGGCAAGCTGGCGATCGGCAGCATCATGGCCGCCTCGCCCGGCCGGCTCACCCGCGCCCTGCTGCAGCTCAAGGCCGAGTTCCCGATGCTCTCGATGGAGGTGGCGGTCGACACCAGCGACCGCCTGCTGGCCCAGCTGCGCGAGGGCGTGCTGGAGGTGGTGGTCGGCCGCCTGGCCAGCGTGCCGGGCGTGGCCTGCACCTTCACCCCCATCGCCGACGAGGCACTGGCGGTGGTGGCCGGCAACGACCACCCGCTCGCGCGCCGGCGCACGCTGGCCTTCGAGGCGCTGCTGGACTATCCCTGGATCCTGCAGCCGCAGGGCAGCCCGATGCGCGACCTGATCGAGCGCGAGTTCCGCCGCCACCACGTCGACCTGCCGCGCGGGCTGATCGAGACCGGCTCCATCCTCACCACGATCAACCTGGTGCGCGGCTCGCAGTTGCTGGGCGTGATCCCTCAGGCGGTGGCGGCCGGCCACGCCGAGCACGGCATGCTGCGCATGCTGCCCTACCGCTTCGGCCATGCGCTGGAGGCGTACGGCAGCCTGGTGCCGCGCGACCGGCCCCTGAGCGCGCCGGCGGCGCGGCTGGTGGAGCTTCTGCACGCGGACTGA
- a CDS encoding S41 family peptidase — protein MRHPRPTLRTFAAAWLLAIAGAAAAATPAASDEEAITALQDAYARAVVPGEQADLHRELLATVLQRIKRSHATVVDLPAFASAAATVVEELPAGTGDPADVFRKAINTALRPLDPYARYIDPRALAGERGEATGSFVGVGIEVQASEGLVQIVNPIPGGPAARAGLRPGDLIVRVDDQPVQGVPLADALARIRGEPGTPIAITLRRAGLPGDFTVALTRDTIRRELLRWSMEQDVLVLRLSSFSGSASGAVAQAVAEASASRTPRAVVLDLRGNPGGLLREGIRVADAFLSQGDIVSLRGSGSVLQRTWQADPDELLPGVPMVVLVDRRSASAAELVADALQFHGRATVLGQRSYGKGSVQSTYSLGENKGGLKLTTSLYHGPSGETVQRAGVAPDIELLPPAGGAAAPVRDDLAPAVQPGRTRAHVPTSRCAPAPASDPVLACAVAYLLAGGAPAFAAAGTD, from the coding sequence ATGCGTCACCCCCGACCGACCCTTCGCACCTTCGCAGCCGCCTGGCTGCTGGCCATTGCCGGTGCCGCCGCGGCGGCGACACCCGCGGCCAGCGACGAGGAAGCGATCACCGCCCTGCAGGACGCCTACGCACGGGCCGTGGTGCCCGGCGAGCAGGCCGACCTGCACCGCGAGCTGCTGGCCACGGTGCTCCAGCGCATCAAGCGCAGCCATGCCACGGTGGTCGACCTGCCGGCCTTCGCCTCCGCCGCGGCGACGGTGGTCGAGGAACTGCCGGCCGGCACCGGCGACCCGGCGGACGTGTTCCGCAAGGCGATCAACACGGCCCTGCGCCCGCTCGATCCCTACGCCCGCTACATCGACCCGCGGGCGCTTGCCGGCGAGCGCGGCGAGGCCACCGGCAGCTTCGTCGGCGTCGGCATCGAGGTGCAGGCCAGCGAGGGCCTGGTGCAGATCGTGAATCCCATTCCCGGCGGCCCAGCGGCGCGCGCCGGCCTGCGGCCCGGCGACCTGATCGTGCGGGTGGACGACCAGCCGGTGCAGGGCGTTCCGCTGGCCGACGCGCTGGCGCGCATCCGCGGCGAGCCCGGCACGCCGATCGCCATCACCCTGCGGCGCGCCGGCCTGCCGGGCGACTTCACGGTCGCCCTCACCCGCGACACCATCCGCCGCGAACTGCTGCGCTGGTCGATGGAACAGGACGTCCTGGTGCTGCGCCTGTCCAGCTTCAGCGGCTCGGCCTCCGGGGCCGTGGCCCAGGCGGTCGCCGAGGCCAGCGCCAGCCGCACGCCGCGGGCCGTGGTGCTCGACCTGCGCGGCAACCCCGGCGGGCTGCTGCGCGAGGGCATCCGGGTCGCCGACGCCTTCCTGTCCCAGGGCGACATCGTGTCCCTGCGCGGCAGCGGGTCGGTGCTGCAGCGCACCTGGCAGGCCGATCCCGACGAGCTGCTGCCGGGCGTGCCCATGGTGGTGCTGGTCGACCGCCGCTCGGCCTCGGCCGCCGAACTCGTCGCCGATGCGCTGCAGTTCCACGGCCGCGCCACCGTGCTGGGCCAGCGCAGCTACGGCAAGGGCAGCGTCCAGTCCACCTACTCGCTCGGCGAGAACAAGGGCGGACTGAAGCTGACCACCTCGCTGTACCACGGGCCATCGGGCGAGACGGTGCAGCGGGCCGGCGTGGCGCCCGACATCGAGCTGCTGCCACCCGCCGGCGGCGCGGCGGCGCCGGTGCGTGACGACCTCGCCCCGGCGGTGCAGCCCGGCCGCACCCGGGCGCACGTGCCCACCAGCCGCTGCGCGCCGGCGCCGGCCAGCGACCCGGTGCTGGCCTGCGCGGTGGCCTACCTGCTGGCCGGCGGCGCGCCGGCGTTCGCGGCCGCCGGCACGGACTGA
- a CDS encoding glycine betaine ABC transporter substrate-binding protein: protein MRPRLLSLLPVLLATWMAGCGAAAAADRLVVGSKRFTESYILGEIVARTAQQAGAEAVHRQGLGSTAVVLEALKTGSIDVYPEYIGTIESEILKLPAGSSDEVIRRELGKMGLSFGVPLGFANSYALATTAQRARELSLRTIGDLRRQPALPVALSQEFLGRVDGWPGLAQRYRLPHQPTGIDHGVAYEALASGRIAVTDIYTTDAKIAELGLAVLQDDQHYFPRYDSVLLYRSDLPARAPAAWKAVAGLEGRIDTARMIALNGDAELRGRSFSAIAADFVQGAAAAATPAGRAGLGERLFGPDLGRLTREHIGLVAISLAVAVVLGVPLGAAAAARHGLGHWIFGATGLLQTIPSLALLAALIPLLGRIGTVPAVIALSLYALLPIVRNTATGLDQVPAGLKQAGVALGMTPAQRWRSVDLPLALPVILAGVKTAAVLTVGTATIAAFIGAGGYGERIAQGLALNDGATLLAGAIPAAALALVTQAVFEVLERWTGRRRWRAEHEDPRRA from the coding sequence ATGCGGCCCCGCCTGCTGTCCCTGCTGCCCGTGCTGCTGGCAACCTGGATGGCAGGCTGCGGCGCTGCGGCCGCGGCCGACCGCCTGGTGGTCGGCTCCAAGCGCTTCACCGAGAGCTACATCCTGGGCGAGATCGTCGCGCGCACCGCGCAGCAGGCCGGCGCCGAGGCCGTGCACCGCCAGGGACTGGGCAGCACGGCCGTCGTGCTGGAGGCGCTGAAGACCGGCTCGATCGACGTCTACCCGGAATACATCGGCACCATCGAGTCGGAAATCCTGAAGCTGCCGGCCGGCAGCAGCGACGAAGTGATCCGGCGCGAGCTCGGGAAGATGGGCCTGTCGTTCGGCGTGCCGTTGGGCTTCGCGAACAGCTACGCGCTGGCCACGACCGCCCAGCGCGCCCGCGAGCTGTCGCTGCGCACCATCGGCGACCTGCGCCGGCAGCCGGCGCTGCCGGTCGCGCTGTCGCAGGAATTCCTGGGCCGCGTCGACGGCTGGCCCGGCCTCGCCCAGCGCTACCGCCTGCCGCACCAGCCCACCGGCATCGACCACGGCGTGGCCTACGAGGCACTCGCCAGCGGCCGCATCGCCGTCACCGACATCTACACCACCGACGCCAAGATCGCCGAGCTGGGCCTGGCCGTGCTGCAGGACGACCAGCACTACTTCCCGCGCTACGACTCCGTGCTCCTGTACCGCAGCGACCTGCCGGCGCGCGCGCCCGCTGCCTGGAAGGCGGTGGCGGGCCTGGAGGGCCGGATCGACACCGCCCGCATGATCGCCCTGAACGGCGACGCGGAACTGCGCGGCCGCTCCTTCTCCGCCATCGCCGCCGACTTCGTCCAGGGCGCGGCCGCCGCGGCCACGCCCGCCGGCCGCGCCGGCCTGGGCGAGCGCCTGTTCGGGCCGGACCTGGGCCGCCTCACGCGCGAGCACATCGGCCTGGTGGCGATCTCGCTGGCCGTCGCCGTCGTCCTGGGCGTGCCGCTGGGCGCGGCCGCGGCGGCACGCCACGGCCTGGGCCACTGGATCTTCGGCGCCACCGGCCTGCTGCAGACCATCCCCTCGCTGGCCCTGCTGGCCGCCCTGATCCCGCTGCTGGGCAGGATCGGCACGGTGCCGGCCGTGATCGCCCTGTCGCTCTACGCGCTGCTGCCCATCGTGCGCAACACGGCCACCGGCCTGGACCAGGTGCCGGCCGGCCTGAAGCAGGCGGGCGTGGCGCTCGGCATGACGCCGGCACAGCGCTGGCGCAGCGTCGACCTCCCGCTGGCCCTGCCCGTGATCCTGGCCGGCGTGAAGACGGCCGCGGTGCTCACCGTGGGCACCGCCACCATCGCCGCCTTCATCGGCGCCGGCGGCTACGGCGAGCGCATCGCGCAGGGCCTGGCCCTGAACGACGGCGCGACCCTGCTCGCCGGCGCGATTCCCGCGGCCGCCCTGGCCCTGGTGACGCAGGCCGTGTTCGAGGTCCTGGAGCGCTGGACCGGCCGGCGGCGCTGGCGTGCCGAGCACGAGGACCCGCGCCGGGCCTGA
- a CDS encoding MFS transporter: protein MSSSSNSIWSPLRLPTFRGLWAGSAVYFTGNAMQVMAASWLMVERTGSSFLAALVQTAVFLPMFLLALPAGVLADTSDRRTLIVRSLGVQVGVLVLLSLLALLGWAGPAVLLAFTFAAGCCTALLSPAWNTSVADTVPRADMPQAITAMSIAWNSARALGPSIAGFIFAALGAGWVFVVAVLSAVAMLLVVRRWPPAAHAKSPLPAERLWSGTLAGLRYARHSPIILAQLLRTVAYSGAGSALWALLPAIAAQHLQLGAAGFGFLMGCLGTGAVATGLVLGKLRARLGLERLVAIGCLVFAAVMLVSAFVRIPTVVFVALAIGGAAWMAVMATFNTATQSSAPPWVRSRAVALHTVSALGSFAIGSAFWGAVSGVAGVPAALSVAALAMTAGIFLARAFPLRMGDAQDVTPGVGLFEDVFATEQPLPDDGPVSVEVGYRIRAGEAEEFLQAVSRLRASRRRDGATFWRVYRDLADPSRYVERFIVASWADYLHQRARATLADQELEAAVREFLRDGEAVTTQHYIAER from the coding sequence ATGTCGTCCTCTTCCAACTCCATCTGGTCGCCCCTGCGGCTGCCGACGTTCCGGGGCCTGTGGGCCGGCAGCGCCGTCTACTTCACCGGCAACGCCATGCAGGTCATGGCGGCGTCCTGGCTCATGGTGGAACGGACGGGCTCGTCCTTCCTCGCGGCGCTGGTGCAGACCGCCGTCTTCCTGCCCATGTTCCTGCTCGCGCTGCCGGCAGGCGTGCTGGCCGACACCAGCGACCGGCGCACCCTCATCGTGCGGTCGCTCGGCGTGCAGGTGGGCGTGCTGGTGCTGCTGTCGCTGCTGGCCCTGCTCGGATGGGCGGGCCCGGCGGTCCTGCTGGCCTTCACCTTCGCCGCCGGCTGCTGCACGGCACTGCTGTCGCCGGCCTGGAACACCAGCGTCGCCGACACCGTGCCGCGCGCGGACATGCCGCAGGCCATCACGGCGATGTCGATCGCCTGGAACAGCGCGCGGGCGCTGGGGCCCTCGATCGCCGGCTTCATCTTCGCCGCCCTGGGGGCCGGCTGGGTGTTCGTGGTGGCCGTCCTCAGCGCCGTCGCCATGCTGCTGGTCGTGCGGCGCTGGCCGCCCGCCGCGCACGCCAAGTCACCGCTGCCGGCCGAGCGCCTGTGGAGCGGCACGCTGGCCGGGCTGCGCTATGCGCGCCACTCGCCCATCATCCTGGCGCAGCTGCTGCGCACCGTCGCCTACAGCGGCGCCGGCTCGGCGCTGTGGGCGCTGCTGCCGGCCATCGCGGCGCAGCACCTGCAACTGGGCGCGGCCGGCTTCGGCTTCCTCATGGGCTGCCTGGGGACCGGCGCGGTCGCCACCGGCCTGGTGCTGGGCAAGCTTCGCGCACGGCTGGGGCTGGAGCGGCTGGTGGCCATCGGCTGCCTGGTGTTCGCGGCGGTGATGCTGGTGTCGGCCTTCGTGCGCATCCCGACCGTGGTGTTCGTGGCGCTGGCGATCGGCGGCGCGGCCTGGATGGCGGTGATGGCGACCTTCAACACCGCGACCCAGTCCAGCGCGCCGCCCTGGGTGCGCTCGCGCGCAGTGGCGCTGCACACCGTCAGCGCGCTCGGCTCGTTCGCCATCGGCTCGGCGTTCTGGGGCGCGGTGTCCGGCGTGGCGGGCGTGCCGGCCGCCCTGAGCGTGGCGGCGCTGGCGATGACCGCCGGCATCTTCCTGGCCCGTGCCTTCCCGCTGCGCATGGGCGATGCGCAGGACGTGACGCCGGGGGTCGGGCTGTTCGAGGATGTGTTCGCCACCGAGCAGCCGCTGCCCGACGACGGCCCGGTGTCGGTCGAGGTGGGCTACCGCATCCGCGCCGGCGAAGCCGAGGAATTCCTGCAGGCGGTGAGCCGGCTGCGCGCCTCGCGCCGGCGCGACGGCGCCACCTTCTGGCGCGTGTACCGCGACCTGGCCGATCCCTCGCGCTACGTCGAACGCTTCATCGTGGCCTCCTGGGCCGACTACCTGCACCAGCGCGCGCGGGCGACGCTGGCCGACCAGGAGCTGGAAGCCGCGGTGCGCGAGTTCCTGCGCGACGGCGAGGCCGTGACGACGCAGCACTACATCGCGGAGCGCTGA
- a CDS encoding glutathione S-transferase family protein: MITLHHCVSARSFRPLWMLEELGLPYELRMLPFPPRVKARAFLELNPLGTIPLLADGSTRMTESAAICHYLCSLAAPTPLQVGPGEPGYADFLNYLHFGEATLTFPQTLVLRYSLLEPPERRQPAVVEDYTRWFLGRLRSLEPLLAGQDHLCAGRFTAADVSVGYALLLAQDLGLAPRFTLAVAAYWQRLQARPAFGRALQAQHAAALAQGVSPLSAPHELLGGSAG, translated from the coding sequence TTGATCACGCTCCACCACTGCGTCAGCGCGCGCTCCTTCCGGCCCCTCTGGATGCTGGAGGAGCTGGGCCTGCCCTACGAGCTGCGGATGCTGCCGTTCCCGCCGCGCGTGAAGGCCCGCGCCTTTCTCGAGCTCAACCCGCTGGGCACCATCCCCTTGCTGGCAGACGGGTCCACGCGCATGACCGAATCGGCCGCCATCTGCCACTACCTGTGCTCGCTGGCGGCGCCGACGCCGCTGCAGGTCGGGCCCGGCGAGCCGGGCTACGCCGATTTCCTGAACTACCTGCACTTCGGCGAGGCCACGCTCACCTTCCCGCAGACGCTGGTGCTGCGCTATTCCCTCCTCGAGCCGCCCGAGCGCCGCCAGCCCGCGGTGGTGGAGGACTACACCCGCTGGTTCCTGGGGCGCCTGCGCTCGCTGGAGCCGCTGCTGGCCGGCCAGGACCACCTGTGCGCCGGCCGCTTCACCGCCGCCGACGTCTCGGTGGGCTATGCGCTGCTGCTGGCGCAGGACCTGGGGCTGGCGCCCCGCTTCACGCTGGCGGTGGCGGCCTACTGGCAGCGCTTGCAGGCACGCCCGGCATTCGGCCGCGCGCTGCAGGCACAACACGCCGCCGCCCTGGCCCAGGGCGTGTCGCCGCTGTCGGCCCCGCACGAACTGCTGGGCGGGTCGGCGGGGTAG
- a CDS encoding ketopantoate reductase family protein, translating to MTRICIVGAGAVGGYVGAHLSAAGIDTTLVDPWPENVQAMRERGLVVSGMAGTVSARVRALHVSDVPQLVRERPFDAAFIAVKAYDTAWATQLVLPYLAPTGCVVSLQNGINEETIAAIAGWSRTLGCSVSALAAELVEPGRIVRNSPLGDDKKAGLRIGELHGQVTPRATMLAGLLSHGDTCKVTTNLWGERWSKLTINAMRNGLCALTGMTGKQRDTHPVSLDLSIRLGSSCIRVGRALGLALEPVGGLDLDLLARADDEPAARDAITRMILEVAQSRTDAQRPSMGQDILKGRRTEIDAINGLVARRGEEVGVDVRFHHRLVDAIRRIERGEATPSPDLLRHVAD from the coding sequence ATGACCAGGATCTGCATCGTCGGCGCGGGCGCCGTCGGCGGCTACGTGGGCGCGCACCTGAGCGCCGCCGGCATCGACACCACCCTCGTCGACCCCTGGCCCGAGAACGTGCAGGCCATGCGCGAGCGCGGCCTGGTCGTCAGCGGCATGGCGGGAACCGTGTCGGCCCGGGTGCGGGCCCTGCACGTTTCCGACGTGCCGCAGCTGGTGCGCGAGCGGCCGTTCGACGCCGCCTTCATCGCCGTCAAGGCCTACGACACGGCCTGGGCGACCCAGCTGGTGCTGCCCTACCTGGCGCCCACCGGCTGCGTCGTCTCGCTGCAGAACGGGATCAACGAGGAAACCATCGCCGCCATCGCCGGCTGGAGCCGCACGCTGGGCTGCTCGGTCAGCGCGCTGGCCGCCGAGCTCGTCGAGCCGGGCCGCATCGTGCGCAATTCGCCGCTGGGCGACGACAAGAAGGCGGGCCTGCGCATCGGCGAGCTGCACGGCCAGGTGACGCCGCGCGCGACGATGCTGGCCGGGCTGCTGTCGCACGGCGACACCTGCAAGGTCACCACCAACCTGTGGGGCGAGCGCTGGTCCAAGCTCACCATCAATGCCATGCGCAACGGCCTGTGCGCCCTGACCGGCATGACCGGCAAGCAGCGCGACACCCACCCGGTGTCGCTGGACCTGAGCATCCGGCTGGGCAGTTCCTGCATCCGCGTCGGCCGGGCGCTGGGCCTGGCGCTGGAGCCGGTCGGCGGGCTGGACCTCGACCTGCTGGCCCGCGCCGACGACGAGCCGGCGGCCCGCGACGCCATCACCCGCATGATTCTGGAGGTGGCGCAGTCGCGCACCGACGCCCAGCGGCCGTCGATGGGCCAGGACATCCTGAAGGGCCGGCGCACCGAGATCGACGCCATCAACGGCCTGGTCGCGCGGCGCGGCGAGGAGGTGGGGGTCGACGTGCGGTTCCACCACCGCCTGGTCGACGCCATCCGGCGCATCGAGCGCGGCGAGGCGACGCCCAGCCCCGACCTGCTGCGGCACGTGGCCGACTGA